In one window of Chelmon rostratus isolate fCheRos1 chromosome 19, fCheRos1.pri, whole genome shotgun sequence DNA:
- the LOC121623314 gene encoding CD276 antigen homolog isoform X2, translating to MDWALVVLLQVMFQPSLSVLFTVEAERTRYESEFGGDVVMGCRFQPKKSSPGDALKVTWHWVTQGSFREVYRIDNGVEQLANQSPDYRGRASLLTEELEEGWARLQISRLRINDSGTYQCLAQTGDGADYKKITLLVKAPYKAGTKHIEKAAEGDEVQLTCESEGYPQSAVTWQDGHRQRINPSTTAVSTPDQLFKVTSEIRVRASDKNNYTCSFANDGYSATFHIPDELLIPRAKNDALIVVLSIGVIMVVIIVAVLTYRRRKGLREEKENEEEITVLSEGRREENLGAFVKTLYSDIYLNADARRHLDAFSVEELSQRLQNKSGQAVNLQALLPEAGETLLLEGPPGSGKTTTAHILVSSWTEGPAHTLASVIDLSTVALLLYVDCGKAKGNLFQEITSQLSLAEKISTEDEMRTLFTGSGEVLLLLDGYREGDQFFDASIQRLLRERRGCRVLVTACPGHCPILKGTIGTEGVLELRTQTVKE from the exons ATGGACTGGGCCCTTGTTGTACTTTTGCAAGTCATGTTTCAGCcatctctctcag TCTTGTTCACTGTTGAAGCTGAGAGAACCAGGTACGAGTCAGAGTTTGGAGGAGACGTTGTGATGGGCTGCAGGTTTCAGCCTAAAAAGTCAAGCCCTGGTGACGCCCTGAAGGTAACCTGGCACTGGGTCACCCAGGGCTCGTTCCGGGAAGTATACCGGATAGATAACGGGGTGGAGCAGTTGGCGAACCAGAGTCCGGACTACCGGGGCAGAGCGAGTCTTCTCAccgaggagctggaggaaggcTGGGCCAGGTTACAG ATCTCCAGGCTCAGGATCAATGACTCTGGGACCTACCAGTGTTTGGCACAGACAGGAGATGGAGCTGATTATAAAAAGATAACTCTGCTTGTCAAAG CACCTTATAAAGCAGGGACTAAACACAttgaaaaggctgcagaggGGGATGAGGTGCAGCTAACCTGCGAGTCTGAGGGTTACCCTCAGTCTGCTGTTACATGGCAGGATGGACACCGGCAGAGAATCAATCCCAGCACGACTGCTGTGTCAACACCAGACCAGCTTTTTAAAGTCACCAGTGAGATACGAGTCCGCGcgtcagacaaaaacaactacACATGTAGCTTTGCAAACGATGGCTACTCTGCAACATTTCACATTCCAG aTGAATTGCTTATTCCTCGTGCAAAAAATGATGCTCTCATCGTTGTACTGAGCATAGGAGTGATAATGGTTGTGATTATTGTAGCGGTGCTCACGTATCGACGACGAAAAG GCCTacgagaagaaaaagaaaatgaggaagagaTAACTGTTTTAAGTGAAG GCCGCAGAGAGGAAAATCTGGGGGCGTTTGTGAAAACCCTTTATTCCGACATCTACCTCAACGCGGATGCCAGACGTCACTTGGATGCTTTCAGTGTGGAGGAGCTCTCTCAAAGGCTGCAAAACAA GAGCGGCCAGGCTGTGAATCTCCAAGCTTTACTCCCTGAAGCTGGAGAGACGCTTCTTCTTGAGGGACCCCCGGGAAGCGGCAAGACAACCACAGCCCACATCCTGGTCTCTTCTTGGACCGAAGGGCCCGCACACACCCTTGCCAGCGTCATAGATCTCAGCACTGTCGCACTTCTTTTATATGTCGACTGCGGCAAAGCGAAGGGTAACTTGTTTCAGGAAATAACATCACAGCTGTCTCTCGCGGAAAAGATATCAACAGAGGACGAGATGAGGACTCTGTTCACCGGGTCCGGCGaggtcctgctgctgttggacgGCTACAGAGAAGGGGACCAATTTTTCGACGCGTCCATACAGAGGTTactgagagaaagaagaggatgCAGGGTCCTGGTCACGGCCTGCCCGGGACACTGCCCCATTCTCAAGGGCACAATTGGGACAGAGGGGGTGCTGGAGCTCCGAACACAAACTGTGAAGGAGTGA
- the LOC121623314 gene encoding CD276 antigen-like isoform X1 has product MDWALVVLLQVMFQPSLSVLFTVEAERTRYESEFGGDVVMGCRFQPKKSSPGDALKVTWHWVTQGSFREVYRIDNGVEQLANQSPDYRGRASLLTEELEEGWARLQISRLRINDSGTYQCLAQTGDGADYKKITLLVKAPYKAGTKHIEKAAEGDEVQLTCESEGYPQSAVTWQDGHRQRINPSTTAVSTPDQLFKVTSEIRVRASDKNNYTCSFANDGYSATFHIPDELLIPRAKNDALIVVLSIGVIMVVIIVAVLTYRRRKGFSTHRNFLVSGRGRSISTADCLREEKENEEEITVLSEGRREENLGAFVKTLYSDIYLNADARRHLDAFSVEELSQRLQNKSGQAVNLQALLPEAGETLLLEGPPGSGKTTTAHILVSSWTEGPAHTLASVIDLSTVALLLYVDCGKAKGNLFQEITSQLSLAEKISTEDEMRTLFTGSGEVLLLLDGYREGDQFFDASIQRLLRERRGCRVLVTACPGHCPILKGTIGTEGVLELRTQTVKE; this is encoded by the exons ATGGACTGGGCCCTTGTTGTACTTTTGCAAGTCATGTTTCAGCcatctctctcag TCTTGTTCACTGTTGAAGCTGAGAGAACCAGGTACGAGTCAGAGTTTGGAGGAGACGTTGTGATGGGCTGCAGGTTTCAGCCTAAAAAGTCAAGCCCTGGTGACGCCCTGAAGGTAACCTGGCACTGGGTCACCCAGGGCTCGTTCCGGGAAGTATACCGGATAGATAACGGGGTGGAGCAGTTGGCGAACCAGAGTCCGGACTACCGGGGCAGAGCGAGTCTTCTCAccgaggagctggaggaaggcTGGGCCAGGTTACAG ATCTCCAGGCTCAGGATCAATGACTCTGGGACCTACCAGTGTTTGGCACAGACAGGAGATGGAGCTGATTATAAAAAGATAACTCTGCTTGTCAAAG CACCTTATAAAGCAGGGACTAAACACAttgaaaaggctgcagaggGGGATGAGGTGCAGCTAACCTGCGAGTCTGAGGGTTACCCTCAGTCTGCTGTTACATGGCAGGATGGACACCGGCAGAGAATCAATCCCAGCACGACTGCTGTGTCAACACCAGACCAGCTTTTTAAAGTCACCAGTGAGATACGAGTCCGCGcgtcagacaaaaacaactacACATGTAGCTTTGCAAACGATGGCTACTCTGCAACATTTCACATTCCAG aTGAATTGCTTATTCCTCGTGCAAAAAATGATGCTCTCATCGTTGTACTGAGCATAGGAGTGATAATGGTTGTGATTATTGTAGCGGTGCTCACGTATCGACGACGAAAAG GGTTCAGCACTCACAGGAACTTTTTGGTCAGCGGTCGAGGCAGATCTATTTCTACAGCTGACT GCCTacgagaagaaaaagaaaatgaggaagagaTAACTGTTTTAAGTGAAG GCCGCAGAGAGGAAAATCTGGGGGCGTTTGTGAAAACCCTTTATTCCGACATCTACCTCAACGCGGATGCCAGACGTCACTTGGATGCTTTCAGTGTGGAGGAGCTCTCTCAAAGGCTGCAAAACAA GAGCGGCCAGGCTGTGAATCTCCAAGCTTTACTCCCTGAAGCTGGAGAGACGCTTCTTCTTGAGGGACCCCCGGGAAGCGGCAAGACAACCACAGCCCACATCCTGGTCTCTTCTTGGACCGAAGGGCCCGCACACACCCTTGCCAGCGTCATAGATCTCAGCACTGTCGCACTTCTTTTATATGTCGACTGCGGCAAAGCGAAGGGTAACTTGTTTCAGGAAATAACATCACAGCTGTCTCTCGCGGAAAAGATATCAACAGAGGACGAGATGAGGACTCTGTTCACCGGGTCCGGCGaggtcctgctgctgttggacgGCTACAGAGAAGGGGACCAATTTTTCGACGCGTCCATACAGAGGTTactgagagaaagaagaggatgCAGGGTCCTGGTCACGGCCTGCCCGGGACACTGCCCCATTCTCAAGGGCACAATTGGGACAGAGGGGGTGCTGGAGCTCCGAACACAAACTGTGAAGGAGTGA